Proteins found in one bacterium genomic segment:
- a CDS encoding GNAT family N-acetyltransferase, translated as MNSVTIRQAENKDIPAIVQFNCAMARETENKALDIELVKPGVTFLIDHPQYGFYCIAEVNHRAVGQLMITYEWSDWRNGIFWWIQSVYVDPDFRNAGIFKKLYTHISEKSRTETNVCGLRLYVETKNDRAFQIYRHLGMSEAHYKLMEIDYVL; from the coding sequence ATGAATTCAGTTACTATCAGACAAGCCGAGAATAAAGACATTCCTGCCATCGTACAATTCAACTGTGCGATGGCACGTGAAACCGAAAACAAAGCCTTGGATATCGAACTTGTAAAGCCCGGCGTAACATTTTTAATCGATCATCCTCAATATGGATTTTATTGCATTGCGGAAGTTAATCACCGTGCGGTGGGACAACTTATGATTACCTACGAATGGAGCGATTGGCGCAACGGCATTTTTTGGTGGATTCAAAGTGTGTATGTGGATCCTGATTTCCGCAATGCCGGCATTTTCAAAAAATTATATACTCACATTTCCGAAAAAAGTCGCACTGAAACAAACGTATGCGGTTTGCGGTTGTACGTTGAAACGAAAAATGATCGTGCTTTTCAGATCTATCGTCATCTTGGAATGTCCGAAGCTCATTATAAACTCATGGAAATCGACTACGTACTCTAG
- a CDS encoding DUF4388 domain-containing protein — protein MALVGNLKDLKLTNIVQLNCMEKNQALFTVEHQKKVGKIYFAEGNIVHAEYGGNEGDEAVYKILQIKEGPFKVENNIPPPKRTINTPWSNLLMEGLRLIDEAKEAKGDALSKFSKELKNINGVNGVLIGSLFGEILMEEGVSNGKRTSAAMAFVLRKVEKIGRASKSGTFKIGFIAGKNDKKIVSKWNEDVVKLIVDPKMSSDTVEQALERIKQQNP, from the coding sequence ATGGCATTAGTAGGTAATTTAAAAGACCTCAAATTGACGAACATCGTACAACTCAACTGTATGGAAAAAAACCAGGCGCTTTTTACAGTTGAACACCAAAAGAAGGTCGGTAAAATTTATTTTGCCGAAGGCAATATCGTACATGCCGAATATGGTGGAAATGAGGGCGATGAAGCGGTTTACAAAATCCTGCAGATCAAAGAAGGTCCTTTCAAAGTTGAAAATAATATACCTCCACCGAAACGTACCATCAACACGCCGTGGAGCAACTTGCTCATGGAAGGACTGCGTCTGATTGATGAAGCCAAAGAGGCTAAAGGCGATGCTTTATCCAAATTCAGCAAAGAATTGAAAAACATTAATGGCGTCAATGGTGTACTCATAGGCAGTCTTTTTGGTGAAATTCTGATGGAGGAAGGTGTGTCTAATGGGAAACGAACTTCGGCAGCCATGGCGTTTGTATTGAGAAAAGTCGAAAAAATCGGACGCGCCTCCAAATCCGGTACGTTTAAAATTGGATTTATTGCCGGCAAAAACGATAAAAAAATTGTTTCCAAATGGAATGAAGACGTGGTCAAATTAATTGTCGACCCTAAAATGTCTTCCGATACCGTCGAACAGGCACTGGAACGCATCAAGCAACAGAACCCTTAA
- a CDS encoding cell wall metabolism sensor histidine kinase WalK — translation MAKGLSLKWKVPMVIVSGALVIGVGITLLVVNLVSESLQTELTERGKAIATTLSKQVERPLVGDDEVDIQNLVDISSKFTAVSYVYISDKENKVAAQKFKVGSYNQREVLQENVIREKTTDYKIDLTRVQNPNEKGELVDIENYEISTPIGETVLGHAHVGMSKKYMDDIIRSTAVLVGGVLAIAVVLGMLTALYLSNKLTKQLLYLTESADKISMGDLESIVHVKAKDEIGDLANAIERLRESLKAAIERLKKKKIA, via the coding sequence ATGGCGAAAGGCCTCAGTCTCAAATGGAAAGTCCCGATGGTTATCGTGAGCGGTGCTCTTGTCATCGGTGTCGGCATTACTCTTTTGGTGGTCAATCTTGTTTCTGAATCTCTGCAAACCGAACTAACCGAACGCGGTAAAGCTATCGCGACAACTCTTTCCAAACAAGTCGAACGGCCACTGGTCGGGGACGATGAAGTTGATATTCAAAATCTGGTGGATATTTCGTCCAAATTTACAGCCGTGTCGTATGTGTACATTTCCGACAAGGAAAATAAAGTTGCTGCCCAGAAATTTAAAGTCGGTTCGTACAACCAAAGAGAAGTTCTTCAAGAAAATGTCATCCGGGAAAAAACTACGGATTATAAAATCGATTTGACACGGGTGCAAAATCCGAATGAAAAAGGCGAATTAGTCGACATTGAAAACTATGAAATCTCGACACCGATCGGCGAAACCGTGTTGGGTCACGCCCACGTCGGTATGTCTAAAAAATACATGGATGATATCATTCGAAGCACTGCCGTATTAGTCGGCGGCGTTTTGGCTATTGCCGTAGTCTTAGGGATGCTCACGGCTTTGTATTTGTCCAATAAATTGACCAAGCAACTTCTTTATCTTACCGAATCGGCTGATAAAATCAGTATGGGTGATTTGGAAAGTATCGTGCACGTGAAGGCCAAAGACGAAATCGGTGACTTGGCCAACGCGATCGAACGTTTACGTGAGAGTTTAAAAGCTGCGATCGAACGTCTGAAGAAGAAAAAAATCGCCTGA
- a CDS encoding DUF1957 domain-containing protein, producing MSLGNFVLVLHSHLPFVIHHGKWPHGMEWLFEAASETYIPLLNVFNELLAEGKKPKLTISVTPVLAEQLTHPVFIGEFEKFLDEEIMRAEQDATSFPDSPNEHNLVSLAEFWKNFYTNIKNDFIVKYRRDLIGAFRSLQERGCFDIITCGATHGYFPLLGKDSNIHAQIKMAATTHEKHFHVKPRGIWLPECAYRPRYFWKAPIASSLGQEPALRKGVEEILDENHIQFFIVDSSLVQGGKAVGIYMGRFENLRKLMQQLEKENQFKSAPDGSHTVYEVYGVKSSYESKAQPVSIFARDVETSMQVWSSEQGYPGGEWYLDFHKKHHQSGHRYWRVTSINADLGQKVHYEPERIDNALNLDADHFVQSIKTALKNFKTAHGYEGTLTAPFDSELFGHWWFEGPAFLKKIFERLLNEPEINVTNCSEVIDTHPPEKIIAIPEGSWGAGGNHFVWFNRDVDWMWEFIYNDEVKLQAWIERYSQSTDSEIQMILHQMVRELFLLESSDWQFLISTQSANDYSIKRFSEHHHHFIQLSSLCEKKASGHVLSDHEITYLHEIREKDFIFDENRIDFKWFLPETS from the coding sequence ATGTCGCTCGGAAATTTCGTACTCGTGTTGCACTCACACTTGCCTTTTGTCATCCATCACGGCAAATGGCCGCATGGTATGGAATGGCTTTTCGAAGCCGCCTCAGAAACTTATATTCCCCTTCTCAATGTTTTCAATGAACTTCTTGCTGAAGGAAAAAAGCCGAAGCTTACCATTAGCGTTACGCCGGTTTTGGCCGAACAGTTAACTCATCCTGTCTTTATCGGTGAATTCGAAAAATTTCTGGATGAAGAAATCATGCGCGCCGAACAGGATGCGACGTCATTTCCGGATTCACCAAACGAGCACAATTTGGTTTCTTTAGCTGAATTTTGGAAAAATTTCTACACCAACATCAAAAATGATTTTATTGTAAAGTATCGCCGCGATTTGATCGGAGCATTCCGATCATTGCAGGAACGCGGCTGTTTCGATATCATCACGTGTGGCGCGACGCATGGCTATTTTCCCCTGTTAGGAAAAGACTCGAACATACACGCTCAGATTAAGATGGCGGCCACAACCCACGAAAAACACTTCCATGTCAAACCTCGCGGAATATGGTTGCCGGAATGCGCCTATCGCCCGCGCTATTTCTGGAAAGCGCCTATAGCATCCTCATTGGGACAAGAACCGGCTTTACGCAAAGGTGTCGAAGAAATTCTTGACGAAAATCATATTCAATTTTTTATCGTCGATTCATCGCTCGTTCAAGGCGGCAAAGCCGTCGGTATTTACATGGGACGTTTTGAAAACTTGCGGAAATTGATGCAGCAACTAGAGAAGGAAAACCAATTCAAATCAGCGCCTGACGGTTCACATACCGTATACGAAGTTTACGGCGTAAAGTCATCGTACGAATCAAAGGCACAGCCCGTGTCAATTTTTGCACGCGACGTCGAAACTTCCATGCAGGTCTGGAGCAGTGAACAAGGTTATCCCGGCGGCGAATGGTATCTCGATTTCCACAAAAAACACCATCAAAGCGGACATCGCTATTGGCGGGTGACCAGCATTAATGCCGATCTCGGCCAGAAAGTTCACTATGAACCCGAACGCATTGACAATGCACTTAATCTGGATGCCGATCATTTCGTGCAATCCATAAAAACGGCTTTGAAAAATTTCAAAACAGCTCATGGGTATGAAGGCACGCTGACGGCTCCTTTTGATTCAGAATTGTTCGGACATTGGTGGTTTGAAGGCCCTGCTTTTCTTAAAAAAATTTTTGAACGTCTGTTAAATGAACCAGAAATTAACGTTACGAACTGCTCTGAAGTGATTGACACCCATCCGCCTGAAAAGATCATCGCTATTCCTGAAGGTTCGTGGGGCGCCGGAGGAAATCATTTTGTGTGGTTTAATCGGGACGTTGACTGGATGTGGGAATTTATATACAATGATGAAGTAAAATTGCAGGCTTGGATTGAACGTTACAGCCAGTCTACCGACTCTGAAATCCAAATGATTTTACATCAAATGGTTCGCGAGCTTTTCTTACTGGAATCTTCCGATTGGCAATTTCTTATCAGCACGCAATCGGCAAACGACTATTCTATCAAGCGATTTTCAGAACACCATCATCATTTTATTCAGTTGTCTTCGCTGTGTGAAAAAAAGGCTTCAGGACATGTTTTGTCCGACCATGAAATTACTTACCTTCATGAAATTCGTGAAAAAGATTTCATTTTTGATGAAAACAGAATCGATTTCAAATGGTTTTTGCCGGAAACAAGCTGA
- a CDS encoding DUF4388 domain-containing protein, translating to MSSVLTGNLAYLEVINILKLLSSGNRDGKLILQKEDQREIGEIYLNSGKIVHAVCDTYLGEPAFNELILWRAGKFAFEPDATTNQRTIDKDTQQLLNEGVQFYQAWERIRHTIPSFTIKFKKTGQPPPANVKLKGRDWEILNLFESGEISVSEASQKLNMRELDVAGTIHTLIEAGVVQAGSLAQPVKKETLNENFFKNLENELIQLMGPVASIIIDDVVESFGESRKSFPKDKVAGLVESISNEIYDPAKQVTFQQYMLKQIKSL from the coding sequence ATGTCGAGCGTACTAACGGGCAATTTAGCCTATCTCGAAGTCATTAATATTTTGAAACTATTGTCGTCAGGCAATCGGGACGGCAAGTTGATTCTCCAAAAAGAAGATCAGCGCGAAATAGGAGAAATTTATCTCAACAGCGGAAAAATTGTTCATGCTGTATGCGATACGTACCTTGGCGAGCCGGCATTCAACGAATTGATCCTTTGGCGCGCCGGTAAATTTGCTTTCGAACCGGATGCGACGACCAATCAACGAACCATCGACAAAGATACTCAGCAGTTACTTAACGAAGGTGTGCAATTTTATCAGGCATGGGAACGTATTCGTCACACCATTCCGTCATTCACTATCAAATTCAAAAAAACCGGTCAGCCGCCTCCGGCGAACGTCAAACTCAAAGGACGCGACTGGGAAATACTGAATCTTTTTGAAAGCGGTGAAATTTCGGTCAGCGAAGCCTCACAAAAATTAAACATGCGCGAACTGGATGTTGCCGGTACCATCCACACACTGATCGAAGCGGGCGTCGTACAAGCCGGAAGCCTTGCGCAGCCTGTTAAAAAAGAAACCCTCAATGAAAATTTCTTCAAAAACCTCGAAAACGAATTGATCCAGTTAATGGGGCCCGTGGCGTCGATCATTATCGACGACGTTGTCGAGTCTTTCGGTGAGAGCCGGAAAAGCTTTCCAAAGGATAAGGTTGCCGGCCTTGTCGAATCGATCAGTAACGAAATTTACGACCCGGCCAAACAGGTAACTTTTCAGCAATACATGCTGAAACAGATCAAATCGTTATAA
- a CDS encoding GTPase domain-containing protein, producing the protein MMFINWALQEINLKIVYYGPGMSGKTTNLEYIHSKMDPSLAGELVSLKTKEDRTIFFDFLQLEVGRIKGKKPKFNLYTVPGQVYYASSRKVILNGVDGIVFVADSQKHRMDGNIETLLDLENNLREDGHSLDTFPWVIQYNKRDLPDIESIDNLQKRLNYFNVPYYEAVGIKGVGVFDTLKAIINKVVANVQKQL; encoded by the coding sequence CTGATGTTTATCAATTGGGCACTGCAAGAGATAAACTTGAAGATTGTATACTACGGTCCGGGTATGAGCGGCAAAACTACTAACCTCGAATATATCCACTCCAAAATGGATCCTTCGCTTGCAGGTGAATTGGTATCGCTGAAAACCAAAGAAGACCGTACGATTTTCTTCGATTTCTTGCAACTGGAAGTAGGTCGCATCAAAGGTAAAAAACCAAAATTTAATCTGTATACCGTTCCCGGCCAGGTGTATTATGCTTCTTCACGTAAAGTGATTCTTAATGGAGTCGATGGCATCGTATTTGTCGCGGATTCACAAAAACACCGTATGGACGGCAACATTGAAACATTGCTCGATCTCGAAAATAATCTTCGTGAAGACGGCCACAGCCTCGACACTTTTCCGTGGGTCATTCAGTACAACAAACGCGATCTTCCGGATATCGAAAGCATCGATAATCTTCAAAAACGTCTTAATTATTTCAACGTCCCTTATTACGAAGCTGTCGGTATCAAAGGCGTCGGTGTTTTTGACACGCTAAAAGCAATCATTAATAAAGTTGTCGCTAACGTTCAGAAACAGCTTTAA
- a CDS encoding acyl-CoA dehydrogenase family protein, with amino-acid sequence MAVKTKGADYFDMDSLLSDEEKLTRDTVREFVDDQIIPIIEEHNRNGTFPMNLVGHMAELGVFGANLPEEYGCAGMNNVAYGLIMQELERGDSGVRSFASVQGALVMYPIYAYGSEEQRRTWLPKLAKGEKIGCFGLTEPDHGSDPGGMKTRAVKDGKHYILNGAKMWITNGTISDIAVVWAKLDGVIRGFLVEKGTPGFSAPEMKGKFSLRASVTSELVLQDVRIPESNILPNGEGLKAPLGCLTQARYGIAWGALGAAMACYEASLKYAKERIQFDKPIAGFQLIQEKLAYMITEITKGQLLVLQLGRLKDKNIMKFNQVSMAKRNNVYIALEIARMARDIHGANGIIDEYPVIRHMMNLESVKTYEGTHDIHTLIIGESVTGIPAYK; translated from the coding sequence ATGGCTGTAAAGACCAAAGGAGCGGATTACTTTGATATGGATTCGCTCTTGTCCGATGAAGAGAAATTGACCCGTGATACCGTACGCGAATTTGTTGATGATCAAATCATTCCTATAATCGAAGAGCATAATCGCAACGGCACATTTCCGATGAATCTTGTCGGTCATATGGCAGAGTTAGGTGTATTTGGAGCTAATTTACCTGAAGAATATGGATGCGCCGGTATGAACAATGTCGCGTACGGATTGATCATGCAGGAATTGGAACGTGGAGATAGCGGCGTACGCAGTTTTGCTTCCGTTCAAGGCGCTTTGGTCATGTATCCGATTTATGCTTACGGATCTGAAGAACAAAGACGTACCTGGCTGCCGAAATTAGCCAAAGGTGAAAAAATCGGTTGTTTCGGCTTGACCGAGCCCGATCACGGATCCGATCCTGGCGGTATGAAAACACGTGCTGTCAAAGACGGAAAACACTATATCCTCAATGGCGCCAAAATGTGGATTACCAACGGGACGATCTCTGATATCGCCGTAGTTTGGGCTAAATTGGACGGCGTCATTCGGGGCTTTCTTGTCGAAAAAGGAACGCCGGGATTTTCCGCTCCGGAAATGAAAGGCAAATTTTCACTGCGCGCTTCGGTAACCAGCGAATTAGTGCTACAGGATGTTCGTATTCCTGAGTCCAATATTCTACCCAATGGCGAAGGTCTCAAAGCTCCCCTTGGGTGTTTAACACAAGCCCGGTATGGCATTGCCTGGGGAGCCCTTGGAGCAGCTATGGCCTGTTATGAAGCGTCATTGAAATATGCTAAAGAACGCATTCAATTCGACAAACCGATTGCGGGTTTTCAATTGATCCAGGAAAAGCTCGCCTATATGATTACAGAAATTACCAAAGGCCAGTTGCTTGTATTACAATTAGGACGTCTTAAAGACAAAAACATAATGAAATTTAATCAAGTATCGATGGCCAAACGTAACAACGTCTATATCGCACTTGAAATTGCCCGTATGGCCAGAGATATCCACGGCGCGAATGGTATTATCGATGAATACCCGGTAATTCGCCATATGATGAATCTTGAGTCGGTTAAAACCTATGAAGGAACGCACGACATTCACACACTCATCATCGGTGAAAGTGTAACAGGAATTCCGGCGTACAAGTAA
- the uppP gene encoding undecaprenyl-diphosphatase UppP, which translates to MEIFQSFVIGIVQGLTEFLPISSTAHVRIIPALLGWNDPGAAVTAVTQLGTLVAVLIYFRRDIWNLTVAGISSVIQFNQRKQWNAEQSHQIKLFWFIGLGTLPVGIFGILFKDAIENDFRSLIIIGWSLIILAVFLTLAEWLAQHRRKLEEISFTDTQIIGLAQAVALIPGSSRSGVTITAGLFLGLTRESAARFSFLLSIPAVLASGLFELRDLMKYGFEGAGLANLAIATIVAAVVGYASIAFLIKWLQTRSTMIFIIYRILLGVIILCLTYNGIIQ; encoded by the coding sequence TTGGAAATATTTCAGTCTTTTGTTATCGGAATTGTTCAAGGTCTTACTGAATTTTTACCGATAAGCAGTACGGCGCATGTGCGAATTATTCCGGCATTACTGGGGTGGAACGATCCCGGAGCGGCCGTTACAGCTGTGACGCAATTGGGAACTTTGGTTGCAGTACTGATTTATTTCCGCCGTGACATATGGAATCTTACGGTTGCCGGTATTTCATCCGTTATTCAATTCAATCAGCGCAAGCAATGGAATGCCGAACAATCTCATCAAATCAAATTGTTTTGGTTTATCGGGCTGGGAACATTGCCGGTGGGAATTTTCGGAATTTTATTTAAAGACGCTATTGAAAACGATTTTCGCAGTCTGATCATCATCGGCTGGAGTTTGATTATTTTAGCTGTTTTCTTGACTTTAGCTGAATGGTTGGCGCAACATCGCCGTAAACTTGAAGAAATATCATTTACCGATACACAAATTATTGGGCTTGCACAAGCCGTCGCTTTAATACCGGGTTCATCGCGCTCAGGAGTAACGATCACGGCGGGGCTTTTTCTTGGGCTCACCCGTGAAAGCGCCGCACGTTTTTCATTTTTGCTGTCGATTCCTGCCGTATTGGCCAGTGGATTATTTGAATTGCGCGATTTAATGAAATACGGGTTTGAAGGCGCCGGTTTAGCCAATTTGGCCATTGCGACTATTGTAGCAGCTGTTGTAGGATACGCCTCTATTGCATTTCTGATCAAGTGGCTCCAAACCCGCTCGACAATGATTTTCATAATCTATCGAATCCTTTTGGGCGTAATCATACTCTGCCTGACTTACAACGGTATAATTCAATAA
- a CDS encoding glycosyltransferase: MKISVIIPAFNEEIIIGRCLEAVLQADKPENFLEILVVNNASTDRTAAIASSYPGVSVVTETQKGLTKARHCGHANASGDVLVYIDADTKIPKHLLRYIEKKFTDDPKLVAMSGPYKYHDWTWYGRLTLWLYHWLLVPITQLVVNRLLDKGSVFYGGNFALRKPVLDRIGGFDTGLEFWSEDTQIGRRMSREGRVRFFHRAYVYTSARRYYEEGFVRVLMRYIMNFFWDIFFHRPFTRGYKDVRKSVPINSETSS; this comes from the coding sequence ATGAAAATCAGCGTTATCATCCCTGCGTTCAACGAAGAAATTATTATTGGACGGTGTTTAGAGGCCGTTTTGCAAGCCGATAAACCTGAGAATTTTCTAGAAATTCTGGTCGTGAATAATGCCAGTACCGATCGTACTGCAGCAATTGCTTCGTCTTACCCGGGCGTGAGCGTAGTGACCGAAACACAGAAAGGCCTCACCAAGGCTCGTCATTGCGGACACGCAAATGCATCGGGCGACGTTTTAGTTTATATCGATGCCGATACAAAGATTCCCAAACATTTGTTGCGTTACATCGAAAAAAAATTTACCGACGATCCTAAATTAGTGGCCATGTCCGGCCCTTATAAATATCACGATTGGACATGGTACGGCCGGTTGACTCTTTGGCTCTATCACTGGCTTCTGGTTCCGATCACGCAATTGGTCGTGAACCGGTTGTTAGACAAAGGCAGCGTTTTTTACGGAGGCAATTTTGCGTTGCGAAAACCTGTGCTCGATCGCATAGGGGGATTTGATACCGGACTGGAATTCTGGAGCGAGGACACGCAAATTGGTCGCCGGATGAGCCGCGAAGGTCGCGTTCGTTTTTTTCACCGTGCCTATGTCTATACATCGGCCCGACGTTATTACGAAGAGGGATTTGTCCGCGTTCTCATGCGTTACATTATGAATTTTTTCTGGGATATTTTCTTTCACCGGCCTTTTACCCGTGGCTATAAAGACGTACGTAAATCGGTTCCGATTAATTCTGAGACATCTTCCTGA
- a CDS encoding response regulator has product MSGKLKRILIVDDEETLTFSLYQSFIISKENYEVVTASSGNEAWEKFTSNPFDIVVTDITMPGITGIELLKRIKQEHPQTHVIMMTAYGSDEKKEEALNNGAYRYIEKPFEIKLMKEIIASALN; this is encoded by the coding sequence ATGTCTGGAAAATTAAAACGGATACTTATTGTCGATGACGAGGAAACGCTGACGTTCAGCTTGTATCAGTCTTTCATCATTTCTAAAGAAAATTATGAAGTTGTAACGGCGTCTTCCGGCAATGAAGCGTGGGAAAAATTCACTTCCAATCCTTTTGATATTGTAGTCACTGACATTACGATGCCGGGAATTACCGGAATTGAATTGCTCAAACGAATCAAGCAGGAACATCCGCAAACGCATGTGATAATGATGACGGCTTACGGCTCGGATGAAAAAAAGGAAGAAGCGTTAAACAATGGTGCATACCGTTATATCGAAAAACCGTTTGAAATCAAATTGATGAAAGAAATCATCGCTTCGGCGCTTAACTAA
- a CDS encoding roadblock/LC7 domain-containing protein: MLQTKKLKDGSKQIILNGKQFEGVTKVLSELAAKTKASAILFADMSGQLISQRGNTDKMNTTVLSALAASDFAATAEMAKLVGEDAKFKLLFHEGEKRNVYLSNVGDNFFLVVVFDTSVTLGLIRIYTKKAIQNLLDIFEDQSNQSTDSAKDLIDSEFGSLLGDALDESFK, encoded by the coding sequence ATGTTGCAGACGAAAAAATTAAAAGACGGTAGTAAGCAGATCATTCTTAATGGCAAACAATTTGAGGGCGTTACGAAAGTTTTGTCTGAACTAGCGGCCAAAACCAAAGCGTCCGCAATTCTTTTTGCCGATATGAGCGGCCAGCTTATCAGCCAGCGTGGTAATACGGATAAGATGAATACAACCGTACTTTCGGCTCTCGCAGCCAGCGACTTTGCAGCAACGGCAGAAATGGCTAAATTGGTCGGTGAAGACGCCAAATTCAAACTGCTCTTTCATGAAGGCGAAAAACGAAATGTTTATTTGTCCAATGTCGGCGATAATTTTTTCTTGGTTGTTGTGTTCGATACCAGCGTCACTCTCGGCTTGATCCGTATTTACACGAAAAAAGCTATTCAGAATCTGCTGGATATTTTTGAAGATCAATCGAATCAATCAACGGACAGCGCTAAAGACCTTATCGATTCCGAATTTGGTTCCCTTTTGGGCGATGCGCTGGATGAATCCTTCAAATAA
- a CDS encoding PorV/PorQ family protein, giving the protein MKLQFTTFFVIQFLLAGPTFASDSAGQAGSFLRIGLGPRAKGLGDAYVAVADNAFAAYYNPAGLAFLKNKEVSFSYSLMSFDRTFSYIGFSRPLPPSAGFSFGVLQSGFKDSDTRLSNGETFGEHIEDTQYTAFLGFALRFGNKFAFGITPKLIYSKVYDVSASSIGVDLGAMYRATDQLTFGMAVKEIGQSLKYTRDPNGDGDRTTTDDLPRITKIGAVYRLPLTGTIREMMLVSDYEMNSEQSAKMHFGIEAGILEKVSIRIGLDAKDFTTGLSIPFKMKDQQFRFDYAFIHDARSGQGFGTQDFALSYVF; this is encoded by the coding sequence ATGAAACTGCAATTTACTACATTTTTTGTCATTCAATTTCTTTTGGCAGGGCCGACCTTTGCATCTGATTCGGCCGGGCAAGCAGGGTCATTTTTGCGAATTGGCTTGGGACCGCGTGCAAAAGGATTGGGAGACGCGTACGTCGCTGTTGCTGACAATGCTTTTGCAGCTTATTACAATCCGGCAGGTTTGGCTTTTTTAAAAAACAAAGAAGTTAGTTTTTCATACAGCCTCATGAGCTTTGACCGGACATTTTCATATATCGGTTTTTCAAGGCCCTTGCCGCCAAGCGCAGGTTTTTCATTTGGTGTTCTTCAAAGCGGTTTTAAAGATTCTGACACACGTTTGAGTAATGGTGAAACTTTTGGTGAACATATCGAAGATACTCAGTATACGGCTTTCTTAGGTTTTGCGCTTCGTTTTGGCAATAAATTCGCTTTCGGTATTACACCCAAGCTGATCTACTCCAAAGTGTATGACGTTTCAGCTTCATCAATTGGTGTGGACTTGGGAGCGATGTATCGCGCTACGGATCAATTGACGTTCGGTATGGCTGTCAAGGAGATCGGGCAATCGTTGAAATATACGCGCGATCCGAACGGCGATGGTGATCGCACCACGACCGACGATTTACCCCGTATTACAAAAATCGGCGCTGTTTATCGGCTGCCATTGACGGGCACAATCAGAGAAATGATGCTGGTAAGCGATTATGAAATGAATTCCGAGCAATCTGCAAAAATGCATTTCGGAATAGAAGCCGGCATTCTTGAGAAAGTGTCAATTCGGATTGGATTGGACGCGAAGGATTTTACGACGGGACTCAGTATTCCCTTCAAAATGAAAGACCAACAATTCAGATTTGATTACGCATTCATTCATGATGCGCGTTCCGGACAGGGATTCGGCACGCAGGATTTTGCGTTATCGTACGTTTTCTAA